One region of Streptomyces leeuwenhoekii genomic DNA includes:
- the rplO gene encoding 50S ribosomal protein L15, with protein MAENNPLKIHNLRPAPGAKTAKTRVGRGEASKGKTAGRGTKGTKARYQVPESFEGGQMPLHMRLPKLKGFKNPFKTEYQVVNLDKLAKLYPQGGEVTVEDLVAKGAVRKNSLVKVLGEGEISVALTVKVDKASTSAKEKIAAAGGSVTELV; from the coding sequence ATGGCGGAGAACAACCCGCTCAAGATCCACAACCTCCGTCCCGCCCCGGGCGCCAAGACCGCCAAGACCCGTGTGGGTCGTGGTGAGGCGTCGAAGGGTAAGACGGCCGGTCGTGGTACCAAGGGCACCAAGGCCCGCTACCAGGTTCCGGAGAGCTTCGAGGGTGGCCAGATGCCGCTCCACATGCGTCTCCCGAAGCTGAAGGGCTTCAAGAACCCGTTCAAGACCGAGTACCAGGTCGTGAACCTCGACAAGCTGGCCAAGCTCTACCCGCAGGGTGGCGAGGTCACGGTCGAGGACCTGGTGGCCAAGGGCGCCGTTCGCAAGAACAGCCTGGTCAAGGTCCTCGGCGAGGGCGAGATCTCCGTGGCGCTGACGGTGAAGGTCGACAAGGCCTCCACCTCCGCCAAGGAGAAGATCGCCGCCGCCGGCGGCAGCGTCACCGAGCTCGTCTGA
- the rpmD gene encoding 50S ribosomal protein L30 gives MAQLKITQVKSYIGSKQNHRDTLRSLGLKKVNDVVVKEDRPEFRGMVHTVRHLVTVEEVD, from the coding sequence ATGGCTCAGCTCAAGATCACGCAGGTCAAGTCCTACATCGGCAGCAAGCAGAACCACCGTGACACCCTGCGTTCGCTTGGCCTGAAGAAGGTCAACGACGTGGTCGTCAAGGAGGACCGTCCCGAGTTCCGCGGCATGGTGCACACCGTCCGCCACCTCGTGACGGTCGAGGAGGTCGACTGA
- the rpsE gene encoding 30S ribosomal protein S5: MAGPQRRGGGAGGGERRDRKGRDGGAAAAEKTAYVERVVAINRVAKVVKGGRRFSFTALVVVGDGDGTVGVGYGKAKEVPAAIAKGVEEAKKHFFKVPRIQGTIPHPIQGEKAAGVVLLKPASPGTGVIAGGPVRAVLECAGIHDVLSKSLGSDNAINIVHATVAALKGLQRPEEIAARRGLPLEDVAPAALLRARAGAGA; encoded by the coding sequence ATGGCTGGACCCCAGCGCCGCGGTGGTGGCGCCGGTGGCGGCGAGCGGCGGGACCGGAAGGGCCGTGACGGCGGCGCTGCTGCCGCCGAGAAGACCGCGTACGTTGAGCGCGTCGTCGCGATCAACCGCGTCGCCAAGGTTGTGAAGGGTGGTCGTCGCTTCAGCTTCACCGCGCTGGTCGTGGTGGGCGACGGTGACGGCACCGTGGGTGTCGGATACGGCAAGGCCAAGGAGGTGCCGGCCGCCATCGCCAAGGGCGTTGAGGAGGCCAAGAAGCACTTCTTCAAGGTCCCCCGGATCCAGGGCACCATCCCGCACCCCATCCAGGGTGAGAAGGCTGCCGGCGTCGTGCTGCTCAAGCCCGCGTCGCCCGGTACCGGTGTTATCGCCGGTGGTCCGGTGCGTGCCGTGCTCGAGTGCGCCGGTATCCACGACGTGCTGTCGAAGTCGCTCGGCTCCGACAACGCCATCAACATCGTGCACGCGACCGTGGCGGCCCTGAAGGGCCTGCAGCGTCCCGAGGAGATCGCGGCCCGCCGTGGTCTGCCGCTCGAGGACGTCGCCCCCGCGGCTCTCCTTCGTGCGCGTGCCGGGGCGGGTGCGTAA
- the rplR gene encoding 50S ribosomal protein L18, with amino-acid sequence MAYGQKILKGDAYKRAAIKRRHIRIRKKVSGTAERPRLVVTRSNRHIVAQVIDDLKGHTLASASTLDASIRGGEGDKSAQAKQVGALVAERAKAAGVEAVVFDRGGNQYAGRIAALADAAREAGLKF; translated from the coding sequence ATGGCATACGGGCAGAAGATCCTCAAGGGCGACGCCTACAAGCGTGCTGCTATCAAGCGTCGCCACATCCGGATCCGCAAGAAGGTCTCGGGTACCGCCGAGCGCCCCCGTCTGGTCGTGACCCGCTCCAACCGCCACATCGTGGCGCAGGTGATCGACGACCTCAAGGGCCACACCCTGGCGTCGGCGTCCACCCTGGACGCTTCGATCCGCGGTGGCGAGGGCGACAAGTCCGCGCAGGCCAAGCAGGTCGGCGCCCTGGTCGCCGAGCGTGCCAAGGCCGCCGGTGTCGAGGCTGTCGTGTTCGACCGTGGTGGCAACCAGTACGCCGGGCGCATCGCCGCCCTGGCCGACGCCGCCCGCGAGGCCGGGCTCAAGTTCTGA
- the rplF gene encoding 50S ribosomal protein L6: MSRIGKLPIQVPAGVDVTIDGRTVSVKGPKGSLSHTVAAPIEIAKGEDGTLAVTRPNDERQSKALHGLSRTLVANMITGVTQGYVKKLEISGVGYRVQAKGSNLEFSLGYSHPILVEAPEGITFKVESPTRFSVEGIDKQKVGEVAANIRKLRKPDPYKAKGVKYEGEVIRRKVGKAGK; the protein is encoded by the coding sequence ATGTCGCGTATCGGCAAGCTCCCCATCCAGGTTCCCGCCGGCGTGGACGTCACCATCGACGGCCGTACGGTTTCCGTGAAGGGTCCCAAGGGTTCCCTCTCGCACACCGTTGCCGCGCCGATCGAGATCGCTAAGGGCGAAGACGGCACCCTCGCGGTGACCCGCCCGAACGACGAGCGGCAGAGCAAGGCCCTGCACGGCCTGTCCCGCACGCTGGTGGCGAACATGATCACCGGTGTGACCCAGGGATACGTCAAGAAGCTCGAGATCAGCGGTGTCGGTTACCGCGTCCAGGCGAAGGGCTCCAACCTGGAGTTCTCCCTGGGCTACAGCCACCCGATCCTGGTCGAGGCCCCCGAGGGCATCACCTTCAAGGTGGAGTCCCCGACCCGTTTCTCGGTCGAGGGCATCGACAAGCAGAAGGTCGGCGAGGTTGCGGCCAACATCCGCAAGCTGCGCAAGCCCGACCCGTACAAGGCCAAGGGCGTCAAGTACGAGGGCGAAGTCATCCGCCGCAAGGTCGGAAAGGCGGGTAAGTAA
- the rpsH gene encoding 30S ribosomal protein S8 — MTMTDPIADMLTRLRNANSAYHDSVSMPHSKIKSHIAEILQQEGFITGWRVEDAEVGKNLVLELKFGPNRERSIAGIKRISKPGLRVYAKSTNLPKVLGGLGVAIISTSHGLLTDKQAQKKGVGGEVLAYVW, encoded by the coding sequence ATGACCATGACTGATCCGATCGCAGACATGCTGACGCGTCTGCGGAACGCGAACTCGGCATACCACGACTCGGTGTCGATGCCGCACTCCAAGATCAAGTCGCACATCGCGGAGATCCTCCAGCAGGAGGGCTTCATCACGGGCTGGCGCGTCGAGGACGCCGAGGTCGGCAAGAACCTCGTCCTCGAGCTGAAGTTCGGCCCGAACCGTGAGCGCTCCATCGCGGGCATCAAGCGGATCTCCAAGCCCGGTCTCCGGGTGTACGCGAAGTCCACCAACCTGCCGAAGGTCCTCGGCGGCCTGGGCGTGGCGATCATCTCCACGTCCCACGGTCTCCTGACCGACAAGCAGGCGCAGAAGAAGGGCGTGGGTGGGGAAGTCCTCGCCTACGTCTGGTAG
- a CDS encoding type Z 30S ribosomal protein S14, which translates to MAKKALIAKAARKPKFGVRAYTRCQRCGRPHSVYRKFGLCRVCLREMAHRGELPGVTKSSW; encoded by the coding sequence ATGGCGAAGAAGGCTCTGATCGCGAAGGCTGCTCGCAAGCCCAAGTTCGGTGTGCGTGCGTACACCCGCTGCCAGCGTTGTGGCCGTCCGCACTCCGTCTACCGCAAGTTCGGCCTGTGCCGTGTGTGCCTTCGTGAGATGGCTCACCGCGGCGAGCTGCCGGGCGTGACCAAGAGCTCCTGGTAA
- the rplE gene encoding 50S ribosomal protein L5, protein MTTTVTPRLKQKYREEIVGKLRDEFKYENVMQVPGLVKIVVNMGVGDAARDSKLIDGAVRDLTTITGQKPAVTKARKSIAQFKLREGQPIGAHVTLRGDRMWEFLDRTLSLALPRIRDFRGLSPKQFDGRGNYTFGLTEQVMFHEIDQDKIDRVRGMDITVVTTATNDEEGRALLRHLGFPFKEA, encoded by the coding sequence ATGACGACCACCGTGACCCCGCGTCTGAAGCAGAAGTACCGCGAGGAGATCGTCGGCAAGCTGCGTGACGAGTTCAAGTACGAGAACGTCATGCAGGTTCCGGGCCTCGTGAAGATCGTGGTCAACATGGGTGTGGGCGACGCCGCCCGCGACTCCAAGCTGATCGACGGCGCCGTGCGCGACCTCACCACGATCACCGGTCAGAAGCCGGCCGTGACCAAGGCCCGCAAGTCCATCGCGCAGTTCAAGCTGCGTGAGGGTCAGCCGATCGGTGCCCACGTCACGCTCCGTGGCGACCGCATGTGGGAGTTCCTGGACCGCACCCTGTCGCTGGCGCTCCCGCGCATCCGCGACTTCCGCGGCCTGTCCCCCAAGCAGTTCGACGGCCGTGGCAACTACACCTTCGGTCTCACGGAGCAGGTCATGTTCCACGAGATCGACCAGGACAAGATCGACCGCGTCCGGGGTATGGACATCACCGTGGTCACCACGGCGACCAACGACGAAGAGGGCCGTGCCCTTCTCCGTCACCTCGGCTTCCCGTTCAAGGAGGCGTGA
- the rplX gene encoding 50S ribosomal protein L24 — MKIKKGDLVQVITGKDKGKQGKVIAAFPREDRVLVEGVNRVKKHTKAGPTARGSQAGGIVTTEAPIHVSNVMLVVEKDGQKVPTRVGYRFDDEGNKIRVAKRTGEDI, encoded by the coding sequence ATGAAGATCAAGAAGGGCGACCTGGTCCAGGTCATCACCGGTAAGGACAAGGGCAAGCAGGGCAAGGTCATCGCGGCCTTCCCCCGCGAGGACCGTGTCCTGGTCGAGGGTGTCAACCGGGTCAAGAAGCACACGAAGGCCGGGCCGACCGCCCGCGGTTCGCAGGCCGGCGGCATCGTGACCACCGAGGCCCCGATCCACGTCAGCAACGTCATGCTGGTCGTGGAGAAGGACGGCCAGAAGGTCCCGACCCGCGTCGGCTACCGCTTCGACGACGAGGGCAACAAGATCCGCGTTGCCAAGCGGACGGGTGAGGACATCTGA
- the rplN gene encoding 50S ribosomal protein L14, translating into MIQQESRLRVADNTGAKEILCIRVLGGSGRRYAGIGDVIVATVKDAIPGGNVKKGDVVKAVIVRTVKERRRPDGSYIRFDENAAVILKNDGDPRGTRIFGPVGRELREKKFMKIISLAPEVL; encoded by the coding sequence GTGATCCAGCAGGAGTCGCGACTGCGTGTCGCCGACAACACGGGTGCGAAGGAGATCCTCTGCATCCGTGTGCTCGGTGGCTCCGGTCGCCGCTACGCGGGTATCGGTGACGTCATCGTCGCCACCGTCAAGGACGCGATCCCCGGTGGCAACGTGAAGAAGGGTGACGTCGTCAAGGCGGTCATCGTTCGCACCGTGAAGGAGCGCCGCCGTCCGGACGGCTCGTACATCCGCTTCGACGAGAACGCCGCCGTCATTCTGAAGAACGACGGCGACCCTCGCGGCACCCGTATCTTCGGCCCCGTCGGCCGTGAGCTGCGCGAGAAGAAGTTCATGAAGATCATCTCCCTCGCGCCGGAGGTGCTGTGA
- the rpsQ gene encoding 30S ribosomal protein S17, whose protein sequence is MSENNVTEQNTEARGFRKTREGYVVSDKMDKTVVVAVEDRVKHALYGKVIRRTNKLKAHDEQNAAGVGDRVLLMETRPLSATKRWRVVEILEKAK, encoded by the coding sequence ATGAGCGAGAACAACGTGACTGAGCAGAACACCGAAGCGCGCGGCTTCCGTAAGACCCGCGAGGGTTACGTCGTCAGCGACAAGATGGACAAGACCGTCGTCGTCGCCGTCGAGGACCGCGTCAAGCACGCGCTGTACGGCAAGGTCATCCGCCGTACGAACAAGCTCAAGGCGCACGACGAGCAGAACGCCGCGGGTGTCGGCGACCGCGTCCTCCTCATGGAGACCCGGCCGCTGTCCGCGACCAAGCGCTGGCGCGTCGTCGAGATCCTCGAGAAGGCCAAGTAA
- the rpmC gene encoding 50S ribosomal protein L29 gives MSAGTKASELRELGNEELLNKLREAKEELFNLRFQAATGQLENHGRLKAVRKDIARIYTLMRERELGIEQVENA, from the coding sequence ATGTCGGCCGGTACCAAGGCGTCCGAGCTGCGCGAGCTGGGCAACGAGGAGCTTCTGAACAAGCTCCGCGAGGCCAAGGAAGAGCTGTTCAACCTCCGCTTCCAGGCGGCGACGGGCCAGCTCGAGAACCACGGCCGTCTGAAGGCGGTCCGCAAGGACATCGCCCGGATCTACACCCTCATGCGTGAGCGTGAGCTCGGCATCGAGCAGGTGGAGAACGCCTGA
- the rplP gene encoding 50S ribosomal protein L16 translates to MLIPRRVKHRKQHHPKRNGMSKGGTQVAFGEYGIQALTPAYVTNRQIEAARIAMTRHIKRGGKVWINIYPDRPLTKKPAETRMGSGKGSPEWWVANVKPGRVMFELSYPNEKIAREALTRAAHKLPMKCRIVKREAGEA, encoded by the coding sequence ATGCTGATCCCCCGTAGGGTCAAGCACCGCAAGCAGCACCACCCCAAGCGCAACGGCATGTCCAAGGGTGGCACGCAGGTTGCGTTCGGCGAGTACGGCATCCAGGCGCTGACCCCGGCGTACGTCACGAACCGCCAGATCGAGGCGGCTCGTATCGCCATGACCCGTCACATCAAGCGTGGCGGCAAGGTCTGGATCAACATCTACCCGGACCGTCCGCTGACGAAGAAGCCGGCCGAGACCCGCATGGGTTCCGGTAAGGGTTCTCCGGAGTGGTGGGTCGCCAACGTCAAGCCCGGACGCGTCATGTTCGAGCTGTCGTACCCCAACGAGAAGATCGCCCGTGAGGCGCTGACCCGTGCGGCCCACAAGCTGCCGATGAAGTGCCGGATCGTCAAGCGCGAGGCAGGTGAAGCGTGA
- the rpsC gene encoding 30S ribosomal protein S3: MGQKVNPHGFRLGVTTDFKSRWYADKLYKDYVKEDVAIRRMMTSGMERAGISKVEIERTRDRVRVDIHTARPGIVIGRRGAEADRIRGDLEKLTGKQVQLNILEVKNPETDAQLVAQAVAEQLSSRVSFRRAMRKSMQSAMKAGAKGIKIQCGGRLGGAEMSRSEFYREGRVPLHTLRANVDYGFFEAKTTFGRIGVKVWIYKGDVKNIAEVRAENAAARAGNRPARGGADRPARGGRGGERRGRKPQQAAGAEAPKAEAPAAAPAESTGTEA, translated from the coding sequence ATGGGCCAGAAGGTAAACCCGCACGGGTTCCGGCTCGGTGTCACCACCGACTTCAAGAGCCGCTGGTACGCCGACAAGCTGTACAAGGACTACGTCAAGGAAGACGTCGCCATCCGTCGGATGATGACGTCCGGCATGGAGCGCGCCGGCATCTCCAAGGTCGAGATCGAGCGCACCCGTGACCGTGTCCGCGTGGACATCCACACCGCGCGTCCGGGCATCGTCATCGGCCGCCGTGGCGCCGAGGCCGACCGCATCCGCGGCGACCTCGAGAAGCTCACGGGCAAGCAGGTCCAGCTGAACATCCTCGAGGTCAAGAACCCCGAGACGGACGCTCAGCTGGTGGCCCAGGCCGTTGCCGAGCAGCTCTCCTCGCGCGTCTCCTTCCGCCGCGCCATGCGCAAGAGCATGCAGTCGGCGATGAAGGCGGGCGCCAAGGGCATCAAGATCCAGTGCGGTGGCCGCCTCGGCGGCGCCGAGATGTCCCGCTCGGAGTTCTACCGCGAGGGCCGCGTGCCCCTGCACACGCTCCGCGCGAACGTGGACTACGGCTTCTTCGAGGCCAAGACGACCTTCGGCCGCATCGGTGTGAAGGTCTGGATCTACAAGGGCGACGTCAAGAACATCGCCGAGGTCCGCGCCGAGAACGCTGCCGCCCGTGCGGGTAACCGCCCGGCCCGCGGTGGCGCCGACCGCCCGGCCCGTGGTGGCCGCGGTGGCGAGCGGCGTGGTCGCAAGCCGCAGCAGGCTGCCGGCGCCGAGGCCCCCAAGGCCGAGGCTCCCGCCGCCGCTCCGGCTGAGAGCACCGGAACGGAGGCCTGA
- the rplV gene encoding 50S ribosomal protein L22, which produces MEARAQARYIRVTPMKARRVVDLIRGLNATEAQAVLRFAPQAASVPVGKVLDSAIANAAHNYDHTDVDSLYVSEAYVDEGPTLKRFRPRAQGRAYRIRKRTSHITVVVSSKEGTR; this is translated from the coding sequence ATGGAAGCCAGGGCCCAGGCGCGGTACATCCGCGTCACGCCCATGAAGGCCCGCCGTGTGGTGGACCTCATCCGTGGCCTGAACGCCACGGAGGCTCAGGCGGTCCTGCGTTTCGCCCCGCAGGCCGCGAGCGTGCCGGTCGGCAAGGTGCTCGACAGCGCCATCGCCAACGCCGCGCACAACTACGACCACACCGACGTCGACAGCCTGTACGTCTCCGAGGCGTACGTCGACGAGGGCCCGACCCTGAAGCGGTTCCGCCCGCGTGCCCAGGGCCGCGCCTACCGGATCCGCAAGCGGACCAGCCACATCACCGTGGTCGTCAGCAGCAAGGAAGGAACCCGGTAA
- the rpsS gene encoding 30S ribosomal protein S19: MPRSLKKGPFVDDHLMKKVDAQNEAGTKNVIKTWSRRSMIVPAMLGHTIAVHNGKTHIPVFVTESMVGHKLGEFSPTRTFRGHVKEDRKSKRR; this comes from the coding sequence ATGCCTCGTAGCTTGAAGAAGGGGCCCTTCGTCGACGACCACCTGATGAAGAAGGTGGACGCCCAGAACGAAGCGGGCACCAAGAACGTCATCAAGACCTGGTCCCGTCGCTCGATGATCGTCCCGGCGATGCTGGGCCACACGATCGCGGTGCACAACGGCAAGACCCACATCCCGGTGTTTGTCACCGAGTCGATGGTCGGCCACAAGCTCGGCGAGTTCTCGCCGACCCGCACCTTCCGGGGCCACGTCAAGGAAGACCGGAAGTCGAAGCGCCGCTAA
- the rplB gene encoding 50S ribosomal protein L2, with translation MGIRKYKPTTPGRRGASVADFVEVTRSTPEKSLVRPLHSKGGRNNAGRVTVRHQGGGHKRAYRVIDFRRHDKDGVPAKVAHIEYDPNRTARIALLHYADGEKRYILAPRGLQQGDRIENGPGADIKPGNNLALRNIPVGTTLHAIELRPGGGAKFARSAGASVQLLAKEGAYAHLRMPSGEIRLVDVRCRATVGEVGNAEQSNINWGKAGRKRWLGVRPTVRGVVMNPVDHPHGGGEGRTSGGRHPVSPWGKKEGRTRSPKKASNKYIVRRRKTNKKR, from the coding sequence ATGGGTATCCGCAAGTACAAGCCGACGACTCCTGGCCGTCGTGGCGCCAGCGTCGCCGACTTCGTCGAGGTCACGCGGTCCACGCCGGAGAAGTCGCTGGTCCGCCCGCTGCACAGCAAGGGCGGCCGTAACAACGCCGGTCGTGTGACCGTGCGCCACCAGGGTGGCGGACACAAGCGCGCCTACCGCGTGATCGACTTCCGTCGTCACGACAAGGACGGCGTGCCGGCGAAGGTCGCGCACATCGAGTACGACCCCAACCGCACCGCGCGCATCGCGCTGCTGCACTACGCCGACGGCGAGAAGCGCTACATCCTCGCGCCGCGCGGCCTGCAGCAGGGCGACCGCATCGAGAACGGTCCCGGGGCCGACATCAAGCCGGGCAACAACCTTGCCCTGCGCAACATCCCGGTCGGTACGACGCTGCACGCCATCGAGCTGCGTCCGGGCGGCGGCGCGAAGTTCGCCCGCTCCGCCGGCGCCTCCGTGCAGCTGCTCGCGAAGGAGGGCGCCTACGCCCACCTGCGCATGCCGTCCGGTGAGATCCGCCTGGTCGACGTCCGCTGCCGCGCCACCGTCGGCGAGGTCGGCAACGCCGAGCAGAGCAACATCAACTGGGGCAAGGCGGGCCGCAAGCGGTGGCTGGGCGTTCGCCCGACCGTCCGTGGTGTGGTCATGAACCCGGTTGACCACCCGCACGGTGGTGGTGAGGGCCGGACCTCCGGTGGTCGTCACCCCGTGTCGCCGTGGGGCAAGAAGGAAGGCCGTACTCGTTCGCCCAAGAAGGCGTCGAACAAGTACATCGTCCGCCGCCGCAAGACGAACAAGAAGCGCTAA
- the rplW gene encoding 50S ribosomal protein L23: protein MATRHPSIASKAAKAAKEARVKKARRHATEGKNTVVTPASKAYTDPRDVLLKPVVSEKSYALIDENKYTFLVDPRANKTQIKEAVQSVFSVKVTGVNTINRVGKRKRTRTGFGQRAATKRAIVTLAEGDRIDIFGGPTA from the coding sequence ATGGCTACCCGTCACCCCTCCATCGCCTCGAAGGCCGCCAAGGCCGCCAAGGAGGCGCGCGTCAAGAAGGCGCGTCGCCACGCCACCGAGGGCAAGAACACCGTTGTCACCCCGGCGAGCAAGGCGTACACGGACCCCCGTGACGTGCTGCTCAAGCCGGTCGTGTCGGAGAAGAGCTACGCGCTCATCGACGAGAACAAGTACACGTTCCTCGTCGACCCGCGTGCCAACAAGACCCAGATCAAGGAGGCCGTCCAGTCGGTCTTCTCGGTCAAGGTCACCGGCGTGAACACGATCAACCGCGTCGGCAAGCGCAAGCGGACCCGCACCGGCTTCGGCCAGCGCGCCGCCACCAAGCGCGCGATCGTGACCCTCGCCGAGGGCGACCGTATCGACATCTTCGGCGGTCCGACCGCGTAA
- the rplD gene encoding 50S ribosomal protein L4 codes for MSTVDILSPAGDKAGSVELPAEIFGVEKVSVPLIHQVVVAQLAAARQGTHKTKTRGEVRGGGKKPYRQKGTGRARQGSTRAPQFAGGGVVHGPVPRDYSQRTPKKMKAAALRHALTDRARHNRIHVVTGVVEGETPSTKAAKSLFGKISERKNLLLVVDRSDEAAWLSARNLPQVHILEPGQLNTYDVLVSDDVVFTKAAFESFVAGPNKANDTEGSEA; via the coding sequence ATGAGCACTGTTGACATCCTTTCGCCGGCGGGCGACAAGGCCGGGTCCGTCGAGCTCCCCGCGGAGATCTTCGGCGTCGAGAAGGTCAGCGTCCCGCTGATCCACCAGGTCGTCGTCGCGCAGCTGGCCGCTGCCCGCCAGGGCACGCACAAGACCAAGACCCGCGGTGAAGTCCGTGGTGGTGGCAAGAAGCCGTACCGCCAGAAGGGCACCGGCCGCGCCCGTCAGGGCTCGACCCGCGCGCCGCAGTTCGCCGGTGGTGGCGTCGTGCACGGTCCCGTGCCGCGCGACTACTCGCAGCGGACCCCGAAGAAGATGAAGGCCGCGGCCCTGCGCCACGCCCTCACCGACCGGGCCCGCCACAACCGCATCCACGTCGTCACCGGCGTGGTCGAGGGCGAGACCCCCTCCACGAAGGCCGCGAAGAGCCTGTTCGGCAAGATCAGCGAGCGCAAGAACCTGCTCCTGGTCGTCGACCGCTCCGACGAGGCCGCGTGGCTGTCCGCCCGCAACCTGCCCCAGGTCCACATCCTGGAGCCGGGCCAGCTCAACACGTACGACGTTCTCGTCTCGGACGACGTGGTCTTCACCAAGGCCGCTTTCGAGTCCTTCGTCGCCGGCCCGAACAAGGCCAACGACACCGAAGGGAGCGAGGCCTGA
- the rplC gene encoding 50S ribosomal protein L3 → MAKQIKGILGEKLGMTQVWDENNRVVPVTVVKAGPNVVTQVRTNDVDGYESVQIAFGEIDPRKVNKPLKGHFAKADVTPRRHLVEIRTSDASEYTLGQEITAEVFEAGVKVDVTGKSKGKGFAGVMKRHNFRGLGAGHGTQRKHRSPGSIGGCATPGRVFKGLRMAGRMGNERVTTQNLTVHAVDAEKGLLLIKGAVPGPNGGLVLVRTAAKGA, encoded by the coding sequence ATGGCTAAGCAGATCAAGGGCATCCTGGGCGAGAAGCTCGGCATGACGCAGGTCTGGGACGAGAACAACCGTGTCGTCCCCGTGACCGTCGTCAAGGCCGGCCCGAACGTCGTGACCCAGGTCCGTACCAACGACGTCGACGGCTACGAGTCCGTCCAGATCGCCTTCGGCGAGATCGACCCGCGCAAGGTGAACAAGCCCCTCAAGGGCCACTTCGCCAAGGCCGACGTCACCCCCCGTCGCCACCTCGTCGAGATCCGCACGTCGGATGCCTCCGAGTACACGCTCGGCCAGGAGATCACCGCTGAGGTGTTCGAGGCCGGCGTCAAGGTCGACGTGACCGGCAAGAGCAAGGGCAAGGGCTTCGCCGGTGTCATGAAGCGCCACAACTTCCGTGGCCTCGGCGCCGGGCACGGCACCCAGCGCAAGCACCGCTCGCCCGGTTCCATCGGTGGCTGCGCCACCCCGGGCCGCGTGTTCAAGGGCCTCCGCATGGCGGGTCGCATGGGCAACGAGCGGGTCACCACCCAGAACCTGACCGTCCACGCCGTTGACGCGGAGAAGGGTCTGCTGCTCATCAAGGGCGCGGTTCCCGGTCCGAACGGCGGCCTCGTCCTGGTCCGCACCGCGGCCAAGGGGGCCTGA
- the rpsJ gene encoding 30S ribosomal protein S10 yields MAGQKIRIRLKAYDHEVIDSSAKKIVETVTRTGASVAGPVPLPTEKNVYCVIKSPHKYKDSREHFEMRTHKRLIDILDPTPKTVDSLMRLDLPAGVDIEIKL; encoded by the coding sequence ATGGCGGGACAGAAGATCCGCATCCGGCTCAAGGCCTACGACCACGAGGTCATCGACTCTTCGGCGAAGAAGATCGTCGAGACGGTGACCCGTACCGGTGCGTCGGTCGCGGGCCCGGTGCCGCTGCCCACTGAGAAGAACGTGTACTGCGTCATCAAGTCGCCGCACAAGTACAAGGACTCGCGCGAGCACTTCGAGATGCGCACGCACAAGCGCCTGATCGACATCCTCGACCCGACCCCCAAGACCGTTGACTCTCTGATGCGACTCGACCTCCCGGCCGGTGTCGACATCGAGATCAAGCTCTGA